The Branchiostoma lanceolatum isolate klBraLanc5 chromosome 19, klBraLanc5.hap2, whole genome shotgun sequence DNA segment CTAGTCTatgattctcgggaatctttcagctATTAAACGGAGTACCCAGTGTGTTAAGTGTATGATTCTTTTCTACTACTACTCTCTGGAATCTTTCAACTGACCATTTTTTAAGCAAAGTGTGTGTTTAGCGTATGATACTCCAAAAATTATTCTAACTGACCGAATACCCAGTGTGTTAGTGTATGATTCTTGGGAATCTTTCAACTAATGGAGTACCCAGTGTGTTTACCAagtacagtgtgtgtgtgtttagtgTATATGATTCTCCGGAATCTTTCAACTTACTGAGTACAATGTGTGTGTTTCGTGTATGACTCTCAGGAATTTTCAAATGGTCGAGTACTTAAATGATTCTCAGAAATCTTTTAGATGACCGAGTACACACTGTTAAGTGTATGATTCTAATGAATCTTTTAACTGATCGAATACTCAGTATGTTTAGTGAATAATTATCGGGAATCCTATTTCAGTGCACTGAGAGCACATTTAGTTTGTTTAGAGTATACACAAAGCAATAgtgatttcaacaaaaatcacACAAGATGAATTAAAAAGACAGAAGTAAATCTTTCAGATACACAAATGAATGTATTTCTCTTCTTACATCACAGCAACATTTCGTCTTCCATTCCTTACAAACTTTGAATGGAAAACTGAATTTACAAAGACattgaaatatgtacattttttacaGTAGTCAGAAAAGGCtctctttttttacaaaaatacatttgtataaatagTCTCCAACTTGTACTACTGGTTACACACAAAATTTTCTTATCGTAGAAAGTAAACAAATATTtctgttacaacttacaagtgcaagactgttattttttttaccatggAATCATTCAGTGACATAACTGTAACATATTTACCGTACTAGTTTTTAAAATAATCTGTTAAAATCATTTAAATATGAAAGCAAGTAAATGACTTGATTGTCAAATGTCTTAAACATTACATAATATAAAAAGGAGCACATTTCATCATTTGGTCACTCAGAATTCATATCATTATCACATCCCTATGTGAAATGTAATAATTATATTTCATAAAAACTTTTGTCAGATCCAAGACAGTATCACAGTTGTTTTGTCTGCATATTAGATATCAAATGATATCGTATACCTGTAGGTCATTTGGATAACAAGAAAATGACGCTTTCTTAAAAGTGATGCtaaaaacatgcaaatcagCTGCGCACACTAGTAGTGCACATGACACAATAGCTAGAAAGGGGCACAGGCTTGTTTCGCAAAAAAGTTGTTTCTGATAGAAGTTTTAATTAATATGCACAAGGGAATGAGAGAATCCACTTTTAgctttgtcttgtttttctcaCTTGTACCACACTATTACCTATTGTTTGTAACTATTTATAACTATGTCACTCATCGTCTAATGGCTTGGACCTAATTTTACAATCAAACTTGCATAGTAGATTGAAACACATCATTCCGCTTTCTTTAAAACTATTTTTTCTGACCGACCTAACTTCTAAAATGGACTAGTTGTTAAAAGAACATGTATTGCTGGAATGGCTAAGCTTGAAgatgacatgtatatgttagACTTGTGAGTAGGGCTGTGCACAGAATACCAGTATGATACTGTGAAgatagtttaggtacaggtcaaaAATGTACTGTGATGTATCAGTGTACTGGTGCATTATACCTACATAAAATCACACTCAAGTGGACTCATTTTGTGAGTAAGAATGTGATATTCCTACCTAAGATGAAAATAtagcactggaaaaatacaaaacCAATTCATATGAAACACACTTTCTTTGATTTAAGATAGCTTAAGTGCATAAGTTCCTTGCATGAGATACCGAAAgccaaaaatatacattttgttactgtttctgtttttgccATCATTGAAGACCATATGTAATATAatactttgtcaaattgttcaaaTGTTACGTTAATGGTGCATGCACCAATTCTTCTGTACTGTGACAGGGGTCCGTGACGGTGCGTGGGGAAAAGTGACGATTTcgaggtttgagttcacatttctcataatctgctgcaaaatgacattaaatgacaacatggctgaaaagcgtttTAATAAGAATTGATCTGTTTTTGACAGGAAAATCCTTTTTCCTCCAAAAAAGTTACTAAAAttggagaggttgaagaaactgaAATTCGGTTGTTCTtatagctagagggatatccttcattcccaaaCACAGTTCTTTTGACCGTCGCTAGAGTTGAGGGTGTGCAACCTCAAATTgaaacccaaaataaactggggCGTGAACCTTTAACATTAAGGTACATGCATACAGCCCTACTTGTAAGCCTACCCCTACTGGCACCATACATGTCTCTGTAGTGGTTCTAAAAGTACATGACTTGTTCAGGTTCTAGTTCAGGTTCAGGGTGTGTCATATTGGAAGGTGGGTCCTGTCTTGTGGAGTGAGCATTCGGTTTTTCTTCACCCTCATCTCCTGAACTTTCATACCTGAAGaagggaaaaaaggaaaaaaatcgtAAGAAACAAACTTAGTATTTTACAAGTCAGAAAAATCCTTAATAGGATGTGATCGCATATAACTGACATTGTAAGTAGTAACATTGTTAACAAATTCTATTGCCAAATGTAAAAGTCTGTTTGACATTAACTATCCACAGGGGTTCCACAAGGCAAAATAGTGGGTCCCAAtgtcattttcatcatttaAAAACTGACGGACTTGTTTACTAGTGGTTGTGACTGTCGCTGTCAAATAAACaagattctttaaaaaaaacacaaagtcacaggaatgatgacaaagaaaaaagaaagctatATGCGTTGAGCTCACCATGGTTTATTGTCTTGGTCTCCGTCCACATTGTAGAAGTCCAGTGAGTTCTGTAGTGGTATAGTACCTTCCTGCTGTAAGCAAACAGTTGGAAAAGTTATcatataatacataatataatgcTTTTAAAAGAAATTTTCAATACATACACAAGAAAAGGGGGACTGACCATGACTACAATGGTTCAGTCCATAGAACAAGATTGCAAAAAGTAATAGATTAATATAACATGATTAAATATAATGCAATAATTTGATAGAAAAGATCACCTGTGGGTGCTGGGCAGGTACACCCTCAGGCTGTTCCCTCTCCCGTTGTCCCTCCCCCTGCTGCAGACTTCCCCGGTCGTCCCCAGCTTCTACTGACATGTCCGACACATCCTTTAGTTTCACTTCTGTCTCCGTGTAATGTACCTGCGCCTCCGTGACATGGATACTCCCTTCACTTGTCACTCCGGGTAATACCGTTACGGAACGATCGTCCGCGTTGGACCACGAACGCTCCGAAAGGTCATCCGCATACCTCTCTACTTCGATCTGCGAGACTGTCTCTTCGAATGTGACGCGGTGTCCGTGCTGCTTTGGTTTGGAGTTGGGGTCCTTGAGTGAACTCTTCGGGCTGCTCCGACTGCGTGCGTTCCCGGGAAGCGGCGAGCTGCTTGGAACGGGAGAGTCCTCTTTTTCCAAGAAACCCGCGGTTTCTGCATTCAGCGTAGAATCCGAGGGCTGCAGTCTACGGAGGTAGTCCATCGGTGGTTGGTGCACGTCTATGTTCAATTCCGGCACCTCGCTTACCTCCAGCGGTGTACGGAATCCACCGAACGGAGATTTCGTGCTGGTTTCCGACGCGTCCTCTAGAATTCCCTTGATGTTGTATTTCTCAAATATTCGGTGCAGGTTGTCTTTACTGTTTGACTTGTCAATCACGGGGCCTTGTCTTTTTCCTCTACCTCTGTGTGGAGGTTGAGAGTCCTTTGCTGCGTCCGGGGAGTTCTTCGAGCCCTCTGCTGAGTTAGAAGTCCTGGGTTTATGTTCGGAGGATGCCGGTACTCTCTTGGGGCTATGGCCCAAACCATTGGCACCATTTCTGACGGGGGTGTCACCATCAGTGAAGGAAGACATGCTACTAAGGCTAGAAGACGGGGAACTGTAAGGGGAATTATGGTTCTTTTTCCTTGTGAATTTGGACTTAACTGCTCGTGCCACCATGGTTAACGTCCGTGGCGAATTTGGTTCAGTAGAGCTCTCAGACTCATGCCTGTCTCTGGGTTTATTTTCTTTCCGCATCACAACTCTTTCGACCACATCTCTTCTCTGTGTATGAGATCCTTCCACTGGTTTAGTCTCATCTTTCTGCTGAGGTCTACTCGAAGATTCTGTTACTGGAGACGGTTGTTCGTATTTGCCGTGTAACGGCGAGTTTTCATCTGGGTCCGCTAAGAGCGGCAAATTACTTCCGCTAGAGTCTGCGTCACTTGTGCTACCCACAGTCCTTTGCGTGGGGCTTCCCACAAGCCTTTGCACCCTAGGAGGAGACTGCAGGAAGGGTGGGGTCGAAGGTCGGAGGCTGTTGACCTCTGGTTGGGAGTTGGATAACCTGCGACCGGCCTCCGACAGTCTTTGTCTACCGAAAGAaagttgaaaaatgataaacaaaataatCATTGCCACAACAAAAGTTTGAGTTAAAATCTCTTTCTATTGTACTGAAAAAGCAGCACCACTTTAGAGAAAGGAATGATATTGCAAGTAAGACTACAGGTTGGATGAAAAAAATTAGATATAGGCATAAGATATGGAAAAATGGAAGTTAAAATCTTTCCACGCCAGGAAGAACATCTATAGTTAAATCATGTTCAGGAAAGTTGACAGAACACAGGCAAGCATAAgaggaaaaaaattcataaagtgccgaacagaaaaaaaagtgcATCGCCTAGATACtgtaaaatgttgaaatgttcttGGTGGTTTGATGTCGCAgatttcatggtgacctcttcaccgcaaacttaaaaccactgcaaaattgcttgttctgtcttctggccgcctacccctttgtttcaactgcaaactcaaaaccaaacgaacactccattttctccctacttcAAAACTAAATCGTTGGGAAATAATCTTTACCTCATTACATCCAGAGGCTCAAGCCCCATTTTGGTGTTTCCTGTTGTGGTTTTTGGTCGCTGGCTCTGTTGTATCTGCTGAAACCGTGTCTGCAAATCTGCTGCTCTGCTCTGTATCCTGAGGTCCTGGGGGCTGCTGGGAGACTGGAGCTGGCGGAACTGTTGGACCAGGTCCCGGGTAAAACTTGCATAGTCTGTCAACATCTGGggtaaacaagaaacaaacataGTTTTAGTATGCTATAATTCACTTGATGTTGTGATCTTTTCTGTCTAATCCTTTTCGCGATACCTAACCACAACACtgtctagaaaaaaaaattgcatgggGGTGCGAGGGAGCATAGGTGTACAACGCCcctgttcccctctttagaaaaaaaacctgCGCATTTTGCCATTAGAGCTACAAGAACTCTGAACTGCAGATCTTATGAAATTTTGTCTTCTATATCTTGTCTTACAATTTATTCTGTAATTCTGAAACACTGAAACAGACTTTTTAAGCATGTGTGCTGTTTTCTCTCGAGTTATAGTCTACATTAAAAAAAGTTTATTCAAACTAGATTGAATgtgatatgggagattctttctaccaacctgatgaaactatttttgaTAGATTGAATGTGTTTTGCATTATTGTGAAAACAATTACCAAGACACATCATATTTGTAGTAGTCATTTCTTACTTTATTCAAAATTTAAATGAATACATATAGTATGAAGATAGACAAAGAGGAGAGTTACAGAAGACTACAGCAGACCTTGCGAATCTCGTGGCCGCCCTCGTCAGGTGGATGGGCGTCCACCGCTGTTCTGTTGGGAAGGAGCTTGTTGCCTAGCGACTGCTTCAGGTAGATGACCTACATGCAAGAAAGTGAAGTTTAAGTAAAAGACAAGCATACCTTTATCGGTAGCACTCTTCTTACATGTTATCAGTGACCAAGCAGAAGTCCTTGTGcagtaattacatgtaccttctgcaataaggttatgtttatgggtgcgtgtgtttgtctgttcaTCTATGAATAACATATCTCAAGAAGTTGTGAacggatctttatgatatttcttatgtttacaATTTTGGGGCAATACAGcttgtgttccttgttgttCCATCCATAACTTTAAACACTTTCTTATAACACGAGTACCACATTTGAACTCATCGAGCATACATCTAACTTGTTtgaaaatgttactttgaaTGTACACGTTGGATATAACATATGTGATGCAAGCAGTTATGTGTCTGCAGTAACTTTCTATATTAAAGGGCACAATATATCACCCACCTGTTCAGAGAAGGTTGAGCAGGACTCCACTATGATGAGATAGTTGACACACGTCAGGTGACCGCGTCTCTCTGCCAGCATACACGGCGTCAGGCCGTCACTGTTCTTTGTTAACACGTCCACGCCATATTCTACAAGTGTCTGGGGAGGGACAAGAAGGCATAATCACTAAAGATAATTAAAGACCAGGTTCCTTAACCATAAGTGCCCAAGTGTCACaacacatagtattacatagtcTCCCGTACAACTCAGTCACATTGGACAAATTAACCTTCTTGCTGCTGCCTAatcctgtaaccaatagggaattaggTACCAaccagctacttcagtgtgctaaaggttaagaatcTTGCACACAGAACCAATTTGAACCTTTTTGCAATAGGAGTGAAAGAGGCCATTAACATCAGGGCCTTACAGGGAATGTTTCTGTACTTTACGAGCCACTACTaacatctgcataacgtgacgtcacagaagcagagGATTGATTAGtatttgacaaagactggagtttgacagttgaaaatttgctTTGGGAAAGTCTAATTTTTGCATTGtaaattacagtttaactttgcTTCAGAAGAATACAACATCACAcaaaaatttgttgttttttttcctttccatttCAATCCGGTTGGGCCTAGGGCTCTTGATTCAGATAAAATTATTCCCCCAGCTtatggtgtatagggcggcacccatctccatttcctaagcccttgggccacacatgcACTTTTTAAGCTTCAAAAGAAAAGCTCACCTGTAGACATGTCAGATGTCCATGCATGCCTGCTATGTGGGCGggactgttaccatggtgatccTGGATGTCCACGCCCAGATTCTGACTCCTCATATGACTCAACAGCCACCTCAAGCAGGCCTCCTGggaagggtcaaaggtcatgatgTTTAATCTTTAATTCTTTAATAAGGATAATATAGAAAGAAAGAGTTGATGGCAGATATACTTCCCATTTTTAGCATCAATTCAGATATATAGGCTTTGACAAGTAAACAACATTACATAAAAGTATTCAAATAAAAATTGTGAATTGGAGCAAAAAGCATTAAAagcagcaaaaaaaaaggatgttaTGAATGATATGATAAATGAAGTGATATTATTCTGACTATGATAAAAGGCCACGAAGTTTCACATTTCGTGGCCTTTTATCACAGTCAGCTTCAGGGGCTTTTCAAGTACAAGGAACTATGACCAACAACGAACATATAAatcatacatttacagtataagttGGTCAACATTACTTTAAGAcatatttctgatacttaaaggagTCTATCTTACCTGCCCATATCTTGCTGCTTGATGCAGGAGGGGTTGTCTGTCTCCCATGACTCTCAGTTCTCTGGCTGCTGGGGTCTCACACACAAGCCACTGTAGACACTCCAGTTGCCCATACTGTAGGGTAGAAAGAAACGGTCTGAATGACTGCACAGGAAGTACACCTAGCAGTTGGTAACAGTA contains these protein-coding regions:
- the LOC136425911 gene encoding uncharacterized protein; its protein translation is MECSFGFEFAVETKGQRLSEAGRRLSNSQPEVNSLRPSTPPFLQSPPRVQRLVGSPTQRTVGSTSDADSSGSNLPLLADPDENSPLHGKYEQPSPVTESSSRPQQKDETKPVEGSHTQRRDVVERVVMRKENKPRDRHESESSTEPNSPRTLTMVARAVKSKFTRKKNHNSPYSSPSSSLSSMSSFTDGDTPVRNGANGLGHSPKRVPASSEHKPRTSNSAEGSKNSPDAAKDSQPPHRGRGKRQGPVIDKSNSKDNLHRIFEKYNIKGILEDASETSTKSPFGGFRTPLEVSEVPELNIDVHQPPMDYLRRLQPSDSTLNAETAGFLEKEDSPVPSSSPLPGNARSRSSPKSSLKDPNSKPKQHGHRVTFEETVSQIEVERYADDLSERSWSNADDRSVTVLPGVTSEGSIHVTEAQVHYTETEVKLKDVSDMSVEAGDDRGSLQQGEGQREREQPEGVPAQHPQQEGTIPLQNSLDFYNVDGDQDNKPWYESSGDEGEEKPNAHSTRQDPPSNMTHPEPELEPEQVMYF